One genomic region from Deinococcus ruber encodes:
- a CDS encoding response regulator yields the protein MTVEDDRFIADLLRDVLADDGHECDVALSAREGVTLARQCLHGLLLDVMLPEGRDAGFQLGQRVRAHGATAPILYLTARSAVEDRIYGLEAGGDDYLVIPFDFGELRARIRALLRRTAGYAPQLMALPQGLE from the coding sequence TTGACTGTTGAGGACGATCGGTTCATCGCGGATCTGCTCAGGGACGTTCTGGCCGACGATGGCCATGAATGCGATGTCGCCCTGTCCGCCCGCGAGGGCGTAACACTCGCCCGGCAGTGTCTGCATGGGCTGTTGCTGGATGTGATGCTGCCAGAAGGAAGGGACGCAGGCTTTCAGCTTGGACAGCGCGTGCGGGCGCACGGTGCGACCGCCCCAATCCTGTACCTGACCGCCCGGAGCGCGGTGGAAGACCGAATCTATGGTCTGGAGGCGGGCGGTGACGATTATCTTGTCATACCCTTTGATTTTGGGGAGCTGCGGGCCCGCATCCGTGCGCTGCTGCGCCGCACGGCCGGGTATGCCCCACAGCTGATGGCGTTGCCGCAGGGGTTAGAGTGA
- a CDS encoding winged helix-turn-helix domain-containing protein has product MNLTSRELLHAGRRIEVTRREMLLLELLILHSGRVFTREEIIDRLWGRVEPKVIDVYVSTIRRKTAEAVIETIRGHGYRLGTPPDTGA; this is encoded by the coding sequence GTGAATCTGACCAGCCGGGAACTCCTCCATGCGGGCCGGCGCATTGAGGTGACCCGCCGGGAAATGCTGCTGCTGGAGTTACTGATCCTCCATTCGGGCCGCGTGTTCACCCGGGAGGAGATCATCGACCGGTTGTGGGGCAGGGTGGAGCCGAAAGTGATCGATGTGTATGTCAGCACCATCCGTCGGAAGACCGCTGAGGCGGTGATCGAGACGATTCGGGGACACGGCTACCGGCTGGGGACACCACCGGATACTGGTGCGTGA
- a CDS encoding DUF4384 domain-containing protein, with amino-acid sequence MNKNLIGAVIVPLVLGSTLLTVALSSTAAAAPKLSAQSIIVNPLQTNLSVQVWTDRDSSGTQTPNYFVGDHIRIYTTVNRDAYVYLFNVDPNGQVDLILPNRYAGGANYVRAGTVKAFPSSEDRFTFDIAAPYGLNKVLAVASTTPLDLNDVADFQSQNSQGIQGGFADVTVSGQQQLAQALSIVVNPLPQNTWVSDVAFYNVAQGYGSTWQQPAPVAVQPFEGFPAYPSDPDDQWRTSFSSDRTADEVYRYYADALQRQGYHQRTRSVNRGRSAGAFQNGADTCELRISVNGGRYEIVILKRQ; translated from the coding sequence ATGAACAAGAACCTGATCGGCGCGGTGATCGTGCCACTCGTGCTCGGCAGCACTTTACTGACAGTCGCCTTGAGCAGCACCGCCGCAGCGGCCCCCAAACTTTCGGCGCAGAGCATTATTGTGAATCCGCTGCAGACGAACCTGAGTGTTCAGGTCTGGACTGACCGCGACAGCAGCGGCACGCAGACCCCGAATTACTTCGTGGGCGATCACATTCGGATCTACACCACGGTCAACCGGGACGCGTACGTGTATCTGTTCAACGTCGATCCCAACGGTCAGGTGGATCTGATTCTGCCCAACCGCTATGCGGGGGGTGCCAACTATGTTCGCGCTGGAACCGTCAAAGCGTTTCCCAGCAGCGAAGACCGCTTTACCTTCGATATTGCGGCGCCCTACGGGCTGAACAAGGTGCTGGCCGTGGCGTCCACCACACCGCTTGACCTGAACGACGTCGCAGACTTCCAGAGCCAGAACAGCCAGGGGATCCAGGGCGGGTTTGCAGACGTCACCGTGTCAGGTCAGCAGCAGCTCGCGCAGGCACTCAGCATTGTCGTCAACCCGCTCCCTCAGAACACCTGGGTCAGCGACGTGGCCTTCTACAACGTCGCGCAGGGCTACGGCAGCACGTGGCAACAGCCAGCGCCAGTGGCTGTTCAGCCGTTCGAAGGCTTCCCGGCGTACCCGAGCGACCCGGACGATCAGTGGCGTACGTCATTCAGCAGTGACCGTACCGCAGACGAGGTGTACCGCTACTATGCCGATGCGTTGCAGCGCCAGGGGTACCACCAGCGAACTCGCAGCGTCAACCGTGGTCGCTCCGCTGGCGCGTTTCAGAATGGCGCGGATACCTGTGAGTTGCGGATTTCAGTGAATGGCGGACGCTATGAGATCGTGATTCTCAAGCGCCAGTAA